One Festucalex cinctus isolate MCC-2025b chromosome 1, RoL_Fcin_1.0, whole genome shotgun sequence genomic region harbors:
- the rbbp6 gene encoding E3 ubiquitin-protein ligase RBBP6 isoform X7, producing the protein MTHIHYKFSSKLSYATVVFDGPHVTLTDLKERIMGRERLRAGDCDLQITSAQTKEEYTDEEGLIPKGSSVIVRRVPKVSVKKTHKIERSDALCQFVPGAIKAMDDYSSSKTLPLFSKMVNLAAADVSEDDKIKVMMNQSSYDPMTYSKKSALALPANYTCFRCGNAGHHIRKCPYSGDKNFDTPKIKKSTGIPRSFMVEVDDPNIKGAMLTNCGRFAIPAIDAQAYAIGKKEKHPFLHQEENEPEDVNVPVPEELQCLICHDLLVDSVVIPCCGNSYCDDCIRTALLDSEGHICPTCNQSDVSPDTLIANKFLRQAVNNFKKEKGYSRSLKEKSATLQPVTATPTPNPVPTPLTTHQQKVDQSTLNQQCDHKERSCVSVISSSCLTMPVPQADVKESAAHPVSSLPPSVETEGKPQEYSVAITPSVLFLNKEPMAVQTQPMKLVHNDPVQKVSLGQTPTSMHSSSSSSVCPKGISAETHPLHPSSSTNPPALPPLFLSHQFPSFPPGQPFLSRPPGHPLAQPNWTHPNPQGAPIPPLIPSSSSPIPPLIQREWFSRDKHRRERSLGTRSTYRRSSRSKSKSRSSSRSSRSRSKSHGRSRSPYSHHRVSHTRRTHPSRSYSYGYKRSQSPTPSSSSSPREDSRSASQSDHRKKRHHSRKSSHSSYKSRRRVEPSPDSSRQSEGHSGQSYATEPTSAQEANADYYQQWKRQYKEWYDKYFSSYVSHYHCLPPPPNPLWVDGADNHSSHQVNSFNHHQRTHSTSTHRRSPPSHSSCSSRSSHSQSSSEGRSPPSRSLSNCSFPPSRSPSDTRSPPSENVAPQWWSAEKDSQEQGAPENSQALPAIKPKHESKYDEVVSEDNTRSTDAAHSTGKKDKKTKNTCSDSITDSDAIQNPLKSNKKEKEKQLRPEGENKRKRGKDSNSLRQDGERGQTVKLREKARKVDKDTHPEVYKASKPERKRKKNEEKSPIIPTESEYMQSDLETPKDECPQTGDKEMQQEQKEEEKKPLSPRVENIWEEGMKVKPQKKISIKLEARRPEEKTEIQEWLCSEKSDTKDDVEELEAETLGTEKQQATGLHELGEAEEEDGTKSKEEDERPNIKEREQGENMRIDDGGKEIVNVKEEEMVTNDDGEKQRPIVKDIREDESVRNDERGIEQSTSVATTDEKTTEEENVEELPEESKPEEELVEGVKMKIISDEDIDSVMMSHSNERLNITAGADSSTYIVDHGGGEESVESRIAVTTPPQEQKRAEDDTPELMQVPFFTLEKVDPGADEQQIISLVPPRPPVTPGHGEVQGDNEQERQRLDEMQTDDEIRERNFCLAPSSGQYRGDVRDTELEGKMGADRPVMDWTAEGDNKESHEAKEEVEKEFPIPPKIQSLTKDREEEVNMDASEESNPVNHNECTQQMPDVKYESTKKDYDHISQNHNNDNMECKSNNRNSPLPSIIHLSERLQGPAESSLAFKPSDEPLANPVSKRHHKPKAQAAPLPKHSDTTSVKVKPMSREELWKKYKLEKLLKESQQEQAGKEAQPETEASRHHVTHEPKVERVGGETPSDHNSVVMKKSEHERRTKKHKRDKQHGDEELERKHRKSKKNHDGSQ; encoded by the exons ATGGATGACTACAGTTCTTCCAAAACCCTGCCTTTATTCTCCAAG ATGGTGAACCTGGCAGCTGCTGACGTGTCAGAGGATGATAAGATCAAAGTGATGATGAATCAGTCCTCATACGACCCCATGAC TTACAGCAAAAAGTCAGCTTTGGCGCTCCCTGCCAACTACACCTGTTTCCGCTGTGGAAACGCTGGACATCACATCAGGAAATGTCCATACAGTGGG GATAAAAACTTCGATACTCCGAAGATAAAGAAGAGCACAGGCATCCCTCGCTCCTTCATGGTGGAGGTGGATGACCCCAACATTAAGGGAGCCATGCTAACCAATTGTGGACGTTTTGCAATTCCTGCCATAGATGC TCAGGCATACGCCATCGGCAAAAAAGAGAAGCATCCATTTTTGCACCAAGAAGAGAATGAGCCAGAGGATGTGAATGTGCCTGTGCCTGAAGAACTCCAGTGTCTGATCTGTCATGACCTTCTTGTGGATTCAGTGGTCATACCGTGCTGTGGAAACAGTTATTGTGATGACT GTATCCGTACGGCCTTGCTGGACTCAGAAGGACACATCTGTCCCACCTGTAACCAATCTGATGTATCTCCTGACACATTGATAGCTAATAAATTTCTCCGTCAG GCTGTGAATAATTTCAAGAAAGAGAAAGGCTACAGCAGAAGTCTGAAAGAAAAATCTGCTACCCTTCAGCCAGTCACTGCAACACCAACACCGAACCCTGTTCCCACTCCGTTAACCACCCACCAACAGAAGGTCGACCAGTCTACCCTCAACCAGCAG TGTGATCACAAGGAGAGGAGTTGTGTGTCTGTCATCTCATCATCCTGTCTCACAATGCCCGTTCCGCAGGCTGATGTTAAGGAGTCTGCGGCTCATCCTGTTTCCAGCCTACCACCGTCTGT TGAAACTGAAGGAAAACCACAAGAGTATTCAGTGGCTATTACACCTTCTGTGCTGTTCTTAAACAAAGAGCCCATGGCTGTTCAAACACAGCCAATGAAACTG GTTCATAATGACCCAGTGCAGAAAGTGTCCTTAG GTCAAACACCAACCAGCATGCACAG ttcctcctcatcctcagtTTGTCCCAAGGGAATTTCAGCTGAAACCCATCCCCTGCACCCGTCTTCATCCACCAATCCCCCTGCTCTTCCGCCTCTCTTCCTCAGCCACCAATTCCCCTCATTCCCTCCAGGTCAACCGTTTCTAAGTCGGCCACCAGGACATCCACTGGCTCAGCCTAATTGGACTCACCCAAACCCTCAGGGTGCCCCCATCCCTCCTCTCatcccctcttcctcctcccccaTCCCACCTCTCATCCAGAGGGAATGGTTCAGCCGTGATAAACACAGGAGAGAAAG ATCTCTTGGTACACGATCCACCTACAGACGGTCCTCTCGTTCTAAGTCCAAGTCTCGCTCATCAAGCAGGTCTAGTCGGTCCCGCTCGAAATCCCACGGCAGGTCAAG GTCACCATACTCCCATCACAGAGTCTCCCACACCCGCCGCACCCATCCCTCACGCTCCTACAGTTATGGTTACAAGAGGTCCCAGTCGCCCACGCCATCCTCATCATCTTCGCCCCGAGAGGATTCTCGTTCTGCTTCGCAGTCAGATCACCGGAAAAAACGCCATCACAGCAGAAAGTCCTCTCACAGCAGCTACAAATCCAGGAGACGAGTGGAACCCTCACCAGATTCTTCCAGACAATCTGAGGGTCACTCGGGGCAGAGTTATGCCACTGAACCAACAAGTGCCCAGGAGGCGAATGCAGATTACTACCAGCAATGGAAAAGACAGTATAAAGAGTGGTATGACAAGTATTTCAGCAGTTATGTTAGCCACTATCATTGCCTGCCGCCTCCCCCAAATCCACTGTGGGTGGACGGAGCAGATAACCATTCGAGCCACCAGGTAAACTCGTTCAACCATCACCAACGTACGCACAGCACATCAACGCACCGCCGTTCCCCTCCATCTCATTCGTCCTGCAGCAGTCGCTCCAGTCACTCTCAATCTTCCAGCGAGGGTCGTTCCCCACCGTCACGATCTTTGAGTAACTGCAGCTTCCCGCCCTCTCGCTCGCCCAGTGACACCCGCTCGCCACCATCTGAGAACGTTGCCCCTCAGTGGTGGAGCGCCGAGAAGGACAGCCAGGAGCAGGGAGCTCCAGAAAATTCACAAGCGCTCCCTGCCATCAAACCCAAGCATGAATCAAAGTATGATGAAGTCGTATCAGAAGACAACACTCGTTCCACTGATGCTGCACACTCAACAGGCAAGAaggacaaaaagacaaaaaatacttGCAGTGACTCAATCACAGACAGTGATGCTATCCAAAATCcactcaaatcaaataaaaaggagaaagaaaaacaactgaGACCAGAAGGTGAAAATAAACGTAAACGAGGCAAAGATTCAAACTCTCTGCGCCAGGATGGGGAGAGGGGTCAGACGGTCAAGCTTAGGGAAAAAGCACGCAAAGTGGATAAAGACACACACCCTGAAGTCTACAAAGCTTCCAAacctgagagaaaaagaaagaaaaatgaagaaaaaagtcCCATCATTCCCACTGAAAGTGAGTACATGCAAAGCGACCTTGAAACCCCCAAGGATGAATGTCCTCAGACTGGTGACAAAGAAATGCAACAAGAGcagaaggaagaggaaaagaaacCACTCTCTCCCAGAGTGGAAAACATCTGGGAGGAAGGGATGAAAGTGAAACCACAGAAGAAGATTAGCATCAAACTGGAAGCGAGGAGACCTGAAGAGAAAACAGAAATACAGGAATGGCTTTGTTCAGAGAAGAGTGATACGAAAGATGATGTTGAGGAGTTAGAAGCAGAAACTTTGGGTACCGAAAAGCAGCAGGCAACCGGGCTTCATGAACTTGGGGAAGCAGAAGAGGAAGACGGGACCAAGTCCAAAGAAGAGGACGAGAGGCCGAatataaaagagagagagcaaggtGAAAACATGAGAATTGATGATGGAGGAAAAGAGATTGTGAATGTGAAAGAGGAGGAGATGGTGACAAATGATGATGGAGAAAAACAGAGGCCGATTGTGAAGGACATCAGAGAGGATGAGAGCGTGAGAAATGATGAGCGAGGAATAGAACAAAGCACGTCAGTCGCTACTACTGATGAGAAGACAACTGAAGAGGAAAATGTCGAAGAGCTGCCAGAAGAGTCAAAGCCAGAAGAAGAGCTGGTGGAAGGTGTAAAGATGAAGATTATAAGTGATGAAGACATTGACTCTGTCATGATGTCACATTCCAATGAGAGGCTGAACATTACAGCGGGGGCTGACAG CAGCACTTACATAGTGGACCACGGGGGAGGTGAGGAGTCTGTGGAGAGCAGAATCGCAGTGACAACACCCCCACAGGAACAGAAACGCGCTGAAGACGACACACCTGAGCTCATGCAG gtgccTTTCTTCACGTTGGAGAAAGTGGACCCTGGAGCGGATGAACAGCAAATTATTTCACTTGTGCCACCTCGACCACCAGTGACACCAGGCCACGGGGAAGTTCAGGGAGACAACGAGCAAGAGCGTCAACGGTTAGACGAGATGCAGACAGATGATGAAATCAGGGAGAGAAACTTTTGtctggctccctctagtggccaaTACAGAGGTGACGTAAGGGACACTGAGTTGGAGGGGAAGATGGGAGCTGACAGACCTGTGATGGACTGGACAGCTGAGGGTGACAATAAAGAAAGTCACGAGGCAAAAGAAGAGGTAGAAAAAGAGTTTCCAATCCCACCAAAAATCCAATCCTTGACAAAGGACAGAGAAGAAGAAGTCAACATGGATGCAAGCGAGGAAAGCAATCCAGTCAATCACAATGAGTGTACACAACAGATGCCAGATGTAAAATATGAAAGCACAAAGAAAGATTATGACCACATCTCCCAGAATCACAATAATGACAATATGGAATGTAAATCCAACAACAGGAATAGTCCTCTACCTTCCATCATTCATCTCTCTGAAAGGCTACAAGGACCCGCAGAGTCTAGCCTGGCATTCAAGCCCTCTGATGAGCCCTTGGCCAACCCGGTGTCCAAGCGCCACCATAAACCCAAGGCCCAAGCAGCACCTCTCCCCAAACACTCAGACACAACCAGTGTCAAGGTGAAACCCATGAGCAGGGAGGAGCTGTGGAAAAAGTACAAACTGGAAAAACTGTTAAAAGAAAGCCAACAGGAGCAGGCAGGGAAGGAGGCGCAGCCGGAGACAGAAGCAAGTCGCCATCACGTCACGCACGAGCCGAAAGTGGAGCGAGTGGGAGGAGAGACGCCCTCCGATCACAACAGCGTCGTCATGAAGAAGAGTGAGCATGAGAGGAGGACCAAGAAGCACAAGAGGGACAAACAACACGGAGACGAAGAACTGGAGAGGAAACACAGGAAGTCCAAGAAGAACCATGATGGCTCTCAATGA
- the rbbp6 gene encoding E3 ubiquitin-protein ligase RBBP6 isoform X6 gives MTHIHYKFSSKLSYATVVFDGPHVTLTDLKERIMGRERLRAGDCDLQITSAQTKEEYTDEEGLIPKGSSVIVRRVPKVSVKKTHKIERSDALCQFVPGAIKAMDDYSSSKTLPLFSKMVNLAAADVSEDDKIKVMMNQSSYDPMTLSSYSKKSALALPANYTCFRCGNAGHHIRKCPYSGDKNFDTPKIKKSTGIPRSFMVEVDDPNIKGAMLTNCGRFAIPAIDAQAYAIGKKEKHPFLHQEENEPEDVNVPVPEELQCLICHDLLVDSVVIPCCGNSYCDDCIRTALLDSEGHICPTCNQSDVSPDTLIANKFLRQAVNNFKKEKGYSRSLKEKSATLQPVTATPTPNPVPTPLTTHQQKVDQSTLNQQADVKESAAHPVSSLPPSVETEGKPQEYSVAITPSVLFLNKEPMAVQTQPMKLVHNDPVQKVSLGQTPTSMHSSSSSSVCPKGISAETHPLHPSSSTNPPALPPLFLSHQFPSFPPGQPFLSRPPGHPLAQPNWTHPNPQGAPIPPLIPSSSSPIPPLIQREWFSRDKHRRERSLGTRSTYRRSSRSKSKSRSSSRSSRSRSKSHGRSRSPYSHHRVSHTRRTHPSRSYSYGYKRSQSPTPSSSSSPREDSRSASQSDHRKKRHHSRKSSHSSYKSRRRVEPSPDSSRQSEGHSGQSYATEPTSAQEANADYYQQWKRQYKEWYDKYFSSYVSHYHCLPPPPNPLWVDGADNHSSHQVNSFNHHQRTHSTSTHRRSPPSHSSCSSRSSHSQSSSEGRSPPSRSLSNCSFPPSRSPSDTRSPPSENVAPQWWSAEKDSQEQGAPENSQALPAIKPKHESKYDEVVSEDNTRSTDAAHSTGKKDKKTKNTCSDSITDSDAIQNPLKSNKKEKEKQLRPEGENKRKRGKDSNSLRQDGERGQTVKLREKARKVDKDTHPEVYKASKPERKRKKNEEKSPIIPTESEYMQSDLETPKDECPQTGDKEMQQEQKEEEKKPLSPRVENIWEEGMKVKPQKKISIKLEARRPEEKTEIQEWLCSEKSDTKDDVEELEAETLGTEKQQATGLHELGEAEEEDGTKSKEEDERPNIKEREQGENMRIDDGGKEIVNVKEEEMVTNDDGEKQRPIVKDIREDESVRNDERGIEQSTSVATTDEKTTEEENVEELPEESKPEEELVEGVKMKIISDEDIDSVMMSHSNERLNITAGADSSTYIVDHGGGEESVESRIAVTTPPQEQKRAEDDTPELMQVPFFTLEKVDPGADEQQIISLVPPRPPVTPGHGEVQGDNEQERQRLDEMQTDDEIRERNFCLAPSSGQYRGDVRDTELEGKMGADRPVMDWTAEGDNKESHEAKEEVEKEFPIPPKIQSLTKDREEEVNMDASEESNPVNHNECTQQMPDVKYESTKKDYDHISQNHNNDNMECKSNNRNSPLPSIIHLSERLQGPAESSLAFKPSDEPLANPVSKRHHKPKAQAAPLPKHSDTTSVKVKPMSREELWKKYKLEKLLKESQQEQAGKEAQPETEASRHHVTHEPKVERVGGETPSDHNSVVMKKSEHERRTKKHKRDKQHGDEELERKHRKSKKNHDGSQ, from the exons ATGGATGACTACAGTTCTTCCAAAACCCTGCCTTTATTCTCCAAG ATGGTGAACCTGGCAGCTGCTGACGTGTCAGAGGATGATAAGATCAAAGTGATGATGAATCAGTCCTCATACGACCCCATGAC TCTCTCTAGTTACAGCAAAAAGTCAGCTTTGGCGCTCCCTGCCAACTACACCTGTTTCCGCTGTGGAAACGCTGGACATCACATCAGGAAATGTCCATACAGTGGG GATAAAAACTTCGATACTCCGAAGATAAAGAAGAGCACAGGCATCCCTCGCTCCTTCATGGTGGAGGTGGATGACCCCAACATTAAGGGAGCCATGCTAACCAATTGTGGACGTTTTGCAATTCCTGCCATAGATGC TCAGGCATACGCCATCGGCAAAAAAGAGAAGCATCCATTTTTGCACCAAGAAGAGAATGAGCCAGAGGATGTGAATGTGCCTGTGCCTGAAGAACTCCAGTGTCTGATCTGTCATGACCTTCTTGTGGATTCAGTGGTCATACCGTGCTGTGGAAACAGTTATTGTGATGACT GTATCCGTACGGCCTTGCTGGACTCAGAAGGACACATCTGTCCCACCTGTAACCAATCTGATGTATCTCCTGACACATTGATAGCTAATAAATTTCTCCGTCAG GCTGTGAATAATTTCAAGAAAGAGAAAGGCTACAGCAGAAGTCTGAAAGAAAAATCTGCTACCCTTCAGCCAGTCACTGCAACACCAACACCGAACCCTGTTCCCACTCCGTTAACCACCCACCAACAGAAGGTCGACCAGTCTACCCTCAACCAGCAG GCTGATGTTAAGGAGTCTGCGGCTCATCCTGTTTCCAGCCTACCACCGTCTGT TGAAACTGAAGGAAAACCACAAGAGTATTCAGTGGCTATTACACCTTCTGTGCTGTTCTTAAACAAAGAGCCCATGGCTGTTCAAACACAGCCAATGAAACTG GTTCATAATGACCCAGTGCAGAAAGTGTCCTTAG GTCAAACACCAACCAGCATGCACAG ttcctcctcatcctcagtTTGTCCCAAGGGAATTTCAGCTGAAACCCATCCCCTGCACCCGTCTTCATCCACCAATCCCCCTGCTCTTCCGCCTCTCTTCCTCAGCCACCAATTCCCCTCATTCCCTCCAGGTCAACCGTTTCTAAGTCGGCCACCAGGACATCCACTGGCTCAGCCTAATTGGACTCACCCAAACCCTCAGGGTGCCCCCATCCCTCCTCTCatcccctcttcctcctcccccaTCCCACCTCTCATCCAGAGGGAATGGTTCAGCCGTGATAAACACAGGAGAGAAAG ATCTCTTGGTACACGATCCACCTACAGACGGTCCTCTCGTTCTAAGTCCAAGTCTCGCTCATCAAGCAGGTCTAGTCGGTCCCGCTCGAAATCCCACGGCAGGTCAAG GTCACCATACTCCCATCACAGAGTCTCCCACACCCGCCGCACCCATCCCTCACGCTCCTACAGTTATGGTTACAAGAGGTCCCAGTCGCCCACGCCATCCTCATCATCTTCGCCCCGAGAGGATTCTCGTTCTGCTTCGCAGTCAGATCACCGGAAAAAACGCCATCACAGCAGAAAGTCCTCTCACAGCAGCTACAAATCCAGGAGACGAGTGGAACCCTCACCAGATTCTTCCAGACAATCTGAGGGTCACTCGGGGCAGAGTTATGCCACTGAACCAACAAGTGCCCAGGAGGCGAATGCAGATTACTACCAGCAATGGAAAAGACAGTATAAAGAGTGGTATGACAAGTATTTCAGCAGTTATGTTAGCCACTATCATTGCCTGCCGCCTCCCCCAAATCCACTGTGGGTGGACGGAGCAGATAACCATTCGAGCCACCAGGTAAACTCGTTCAACCATCACCAACGTACGCACAGCACATCAACGCACCGCCGTTCCCCTCCATCTCATTCGTCCTGCAGCAGTCGCTCCAGTCACTCTCAATCTTCCAGCGAGGGTCGTTCCCCACCGTCACGATCTTTGAGTAACTGCAGCTTCCCGCCCTCTCGCTCGCCCAGTGACACCCGCTCGCCACCATCTGAGAACGTTGCCCCTCAGTGGTGGAGCGCCGAGAAGGACAGCCAGGAGCAGGGAGCTCCAGAAAATTCACAAGCGCTCCCTGCCATCAAACCCAAGCATGAATCAAAGTATGATGAAGTCGTATCAGAAGACAACACTCGTTCCACTGATGCTGCACACTCAACAGGCAAGAaggacaaaaagacaaaaaatacttGCAGTGACTCAATCACAGACAGTGATGCTATCCAAAATCcactcaaatcaaataaaaaggagaaagaaaaacaactgaGACCAGAAGGTGAAAATAAACGTAAACGAGGCAAAGATTCAAACTCTCTGCGCCAGGATGGGGAGAGGGGTCAGACGGTCAAGCTTAGGGAAAAAGCACGCAAAGTGGATAAAGACACACACCCTGAAGTCTACAAAGCTTCCAAacctgagagaaaaagaaagaaaaatgaagaaaaaagtcCCATCATTCCCACTGAAAGTGAGTACATGCAAAGCGACCTTGAAACCCCCAAGGATGAATGTCCTCAGACTGGTGACAAAGAAATGCAACAAGAGcagaaggaagaggaaaagaaacCACTCTCTCCCAGAGTGGAAAACATCTGGGAGGAAGGGATGAAAGTGAAACCACAGAAGAAGATTAGCATCAAACTGGAAGCGAGGAGACCTGAAGAGAAAACAGAAATACAGGAATGGCTTTGTTCAGAGAAGAGTGATACGAAAGATGATGTTGAGGAGTTAGAAGCAGAAACTTTGGGTACCGAAAAGCAGCAGGCAACCGGGCTTCATGAACTTGGGGAAGCAGAAGAGGAAGACGGGACCAAGTCCAAAGAAGAGGACGAGAGGCCGAatataaaagagagagagcaaggtGAAAACATGAGAATTGATGATGGAGGAAAAGAGATTGTGAATGTGAAAGAGGAGGAGATGGTGACAAATGATGATGGAGAAAAACAGAGGCCGATTGTGAAGGACATCAGAGAGGATGAGAGCGTGAGAAATGATGAGCGAGGAATAGAACAAAGCACGTCAGTCGCTACTACTGATGAGAAGACAACTGAAGAGGAAAATGTCGAAGAGCTGCCAGAAGAGTCAAAGCCAGAAGAAGAGCTGGTGGAAGGTGTAAAGATGAAGATTATAAGTGATGAAGACATTGACTCTGTCATGATGTCACATTCCAATGAGAGGCTGAACATTACAGCGGGGGCTGACAG CAGCACTTACATAGTGGACCACGGGGGAGGTGAGGAGTCTGTGGAGAGCAGAATCGCAGTGACAACACCCCCACAGGAACAGAAACGCGCTGAAGACGACACACCTGAGCTCATGCAG gtgccTTTCTTCACGTTGGAGAAAGTGGACCCTGGAGCGGATGAACAGCAAATTATTTCACTTGTGCCACCTCGACCACCAGTGACACCAGGCCACGGGGAAGTTCAGGGAGACAACGAGCAAGAGCGTCAACGGTTAGACGAGATGCAGACAGATGATGAAATCAGGGAGAGAAACTTTTGtctggctccctctagtggccaaTACAGAGGTGACGTAAGGGACACTGAGTTGGAGGGGAAGATGGGAGCTGACAGACCTGTGATGGACTGGACAGCTGAGGGTGACAATAAAGAAAGTCACGAGGCAAAAGAAGAGGTAGAAAAAGAGTTTCCAATCCCACCAAAAATCCAATCCTTGACAAAGGACAGAGAAGAAGAAGTCAACATGGATGCAAGCGAGGAAAGCAATCCAGTCAATCACAATGAGTGTACACAACAGATGCCAGATGTAAAATATGAAAGCACAAAGAAAGATTATGACCACATCTCCCAGAATCACAATAATGACAATATGGAATGTAAATCCAACAACAGGAATAGTCCTCTACCTTCCATCATTCATCTCTCTGAAAGGCTACAAGGACCCGCAGAGTCTAGCCTGGCATTCAAGCCCTCTGATGAGCCCTTGGCCAACCCGGTGTCCAAGCGCCACCATAAACCCAAGGCCCAAGCAGCACCTCTCCCCAAACACTCAGACACAACCAGTGTCAAGGTGAAACCCATGAGCAGGGAGGAGCTGTGGAAAAAGTACAAACTGGAAAAACTGTTAAAAGAAAGCCAACAGGAGCAGGCAGGGAAGGAGGCGCAGCCGGAGACAGAAGCAAGTCGCCATCACGTCACGCACGAGCCGAAAGTGGAGCGAGTGGGAGGAGAGACGCCCTCCGATCACAACAGCGTCGTCATGAAGAAGAGTGAGCATGAGAGGAGGACCAAGAAGCACAAGAGGGACAAACAACACGGAGACGAAGAACTGGAGAGGAAACACAGGAAGTCCAAGAAGAACCATGATGGCTCTCAATGA